The genomic interval TTGGACCTACTGGAATAAATCCTAAAGGCGTTAACCCCAATACCGCAGAAATACTCCCAAGAACTCCTACGATAGCTAACTTTCTCACTGAAAACCTTTTCGAGTTACTTGACATCATTAACATCACCCTCCGTTCTAGTTCCTAGCATGGATACTAGACGTTTTAGAAACTATATTCAATTTTTCTAAAACAGTCTAGCTCTTTAAAAGATGCTAGCTTATTTTATACCTATTTTAACAATTTTATTATCTTTATGCAACGTTTGTTACAAAGTATTTACTAATATTATCCGCTTATTATATCTGACCAAGCTAGTATGTCTTTGTACCCTTTAGCAGCTTTTACTCCGTTAGTAATTGCTCTTGACATAACTTCACTTGCTAAAGTACCAACTAAGTTTACATCAGCCTCAACTTTGCCTGTAGCCATAGCAAATATAGTATCACCATCAAACATGGTGTGTATCGGATTTATAGATTTAGCATACCCATTTTGAGCCATTTCTGCAACTTTATTAGCTTGTGCCTTTGTAAGCTTTGCATTAGTAGCTACTACTCCTATAGTTGTATTTTTAGCAGGAAATCCAACTGTTTTACTTTGATTCTTCATTAATTCATAACTATTTAGTAGCTTCTTACTTTCTTTATCTATTGTACCTGCTAAAAGCTTATTAGTTTTATAATCATAAACATCTCCAAAGCTATTTACGGCTACTATAGCTCCAACCCATAATTCTCCTACCTGCATACTTGCACTACCTAGTCCCGACTTCATTGCATTATCAGGTCCTAATATTTTTCCTACAGTAGCTCCTGTACCTGCTCCTACATTGCCTTGTCTATTTTCTTCTTTTGATGCCTTTAAACAGGCCTCATATCCCATCTTAGCATCTGGTCTTATCCTATAATCACCTATATTCAAGTCAAATAATACTGCACTACATACAATAGGAACCTTTGTAACTCCTACGTCAAAACCTATCTCTTTTTCTTCTAATGCTTTCATAACTCCAGAAGCAGCATCCAAACCAAAGGCACTTCCTCCTGATAAAACTACTGCATGAACTTTGTCTACTAATTTCTCTGGCTTTAATAAATCAGTTTCTCTAGT from Caldisalinibacter kiritimatiensis carries:
- a CDS encoding P1 family peptidase encodes the protein MYSGYITDVDGIKVGHSENFEGMTGCTVILCEEGATTGVDVRGSAPGTRETDLLKPEKLVDKVHAVVLSGGSAFGLDAASGVMKALEEKEIGFDVGVTKVPIVCSAVLFDLNIGDYRIRPDAKMGYEACLKASKEENRQGNVGAGTGATVGKILGPDNAMKSGLGSASMQVGELWVGAIVAVNSFGDVYDYKTNKLLAGTIDKESKKLLNSYELMKNQSKTVGFPAKNTTIGVVATNAKLTKAQANKVAEMAQNGYAKSINPIHTMFDGDTIFAMATGKVEADVNLVGTLASEVMSRAITNGVKAAKGYKDILAWSDIISG